A part of Bufo bufo chromosome 7, aBufBuf1.1, whole genome shotgun sequence genomic DNA contains:
- the CORO1A gene encoding coronin-1A, giving the protein MSRKVVRSSKFRHVFGQPVKTDQCYDDIRVSQNTWDSNFCAVNPKFLAIVVEASGGGAFLVLPLSKTGRMDKSQPVICGHTAPVLDIDWCPHNDNVIASGSEDCTVMVWEIPDGGLTRSLTEPIVTLEGHTKRVGIVLWHPTAQNVLLSAGCDNVVLIWDVGCGQSIISIDETHTDIIYSVAWNRNGSLICTSCKDKKIRIIEPRSGNIITEKEKPHEGSRPVRAIFVSDDQILTTGFSRMSERQVALWDTKAWDSPLTLQELDTSSGVLIPFYDPDTGIVYLGGKGDSSIRYFEVTDESPYVHYLSMYSSKDSQRGMGYMPKRGLEVNKCEIARFYKLHERKCEPIAMTVPRKSDLFQEDLYPDTVGPDPALSAEEWLSGKDAEPLLVSLKDGYVLSKNRELKVTKNVLSARLPKRSQSSGGSKPCEDSSLEQLMEEVEKLKATVAEQEKRIAQLEEKASD; this is encoded by the exons ATGAGCAGAAAGGTCGTCCGCAGCAGTAAATTCCGCCACGTCTTTGGGCAGCCGGTGAAGACCGACCAGTGCTACGACGACATCCGGGTGTCTCAGAACACATGGGACAGCAACTTCTGCGCCGTCAACCCCAAGTTCTTGGCCATCGTGGTGGAGGCCAGCGGCGGAGGCGCCTTCTTGGTCTTGCCCCTCTCCAAG ACGGGGCGGATGGATAAGTCGCagcccgtgatttgcggacacacGGCTCCAGTGCTGGACATCGACTGGTGCCCACACAACGACAATGTCATTGCCAGCGGCTCCGAGGACTGCACTGTCATG GTCTGGGAGATTCCGGATGGCGGTCTGACCCGCTCCCTCACAGAGCCCATCGTCACCTTGGAAGGGCACACTAAGAGGGTGGGGATCGTGCTGTGGCACCCGACTGCTCAGAACGTGCTGCTGAGCGCAG GCTGCGATAACGTGGTCCTGATCTGGGACGTGGGCTGCGGACAGTCCATCATCTCCATAGACGAGACTCACACCGACATTATCTACAGCGTGGCCTGGAACCGCAACGGGTCTCTCATCTGCACCTCCTGCAAGGACAAGAAGATCCGGATCATAGAGCCCAGGAGTGGGAACATTATAACG GAGAAGGAGAAGCCCCACGAGGGCAGCCGGCCGGTCCGCGCCATCTTTGTGTCCGACGATCAGATCCTGACCACAGGGTTCAGCCGGATGAGCGAGCGACAAGTGGCCTTATGGGATACG AAGGCCTGGGACTCTCCGCTCACCCTGCAGGAGCTGGACACGAGCAGCGGGGTTCTCATCCCCTTCTACGACCCCGATACAGGCATCGTCTACCTCGGCGGGAAG GGGGACAGCAGCATCCGCTACTTTGAGGTGACGGACGAGTCCCCATATGTCCATTACCTGTCGATGTACAGCAGCAAAGATTCCCAGCGGGGGATGGGCTACATGCCAAAGCGCGGCCTGGAGGTCAACAAGTGCGAGATCGCCAG ATTCTACAAGCTGCACGAGAGGAAATGTGAACCAATCGCCATGACGGTGCCCAGGAAG TCCGACCTGTTCCAGGAGGACCTCTACCCGGACACCGTGGGCCCGGACCCGGCGCTCAGCGCGGAGGAGTGGCTGTCCGGTAAGGACGCGGAGCCGCTGCTCGTCTCCCTGAAGGACGGATACGTCCTGAGCAAGAACCGAGAACTGAAAGTCACCAAGAACGTCCTGAGCGCGCGGCTGCCCAAGCGCAGCCAGTCGTCCGGCGGGAGCAAGCCGTGT GAGGACTCCAGCCTGGAGCAGCTGATGGAGGAGGTGGAGAAGCTGAAGGCGACCGTGGCCGAGCAGGAGAAGCGCATCGCCCAGCTGGAGGAGAAGGCGTCCGATTAG
- the BOLA2B gene encoding bolA-like protein 2 — MAGDGTISAEILKEKLRRELQAEHVEVEDTSPNHCSTSFRVLVVSPQFEGKALLQRHRLVNGCLAEELKTIHAFEQKTLTPAQWEQEKQK; from the exons ATGGCTGGAGACGGAACGATCAGTGCGGAGATCCTGAAGGAGAAGCTGAGGCGGGAGCTGCAGGCGGAGCATGTG GAAGTAGAAGACACGTCACCCAATCACTGCTCCACCAGCTTCAGGGTGCTAGTTGTGTCTCCTCAGTTTGAAGGAAAAGCACTGCTCCAGAGACACAG GCTCGTGAACGGCTGCCTGGCAGAAGAACTGAAGACCATTCACGCCTTTGAGCAGAAGACGCTGACTCCGGCACAGTGGGAACAGGAGAAGCAGAAGTGA